The Fusobacterium necrophorum subsp. necrophorum genome has a window encoding:
- a CDS encoding phage antirepressor KilAC domain-containing protein, translating into MEELVKIEVRDGQQLVDGRDLHEFLEVGTRYDTWVGRIIEKYNFIKNKDFMVVVQKRASNEIKGYTEFTDHLMTISMAKEVAMVANTEKGKQARQYFIKCEEAWNSPEMILARANQIQSRMIEQHTEKIKILETKIEEDKPKVLFADAVATSQSSILIGDLAKLLKQNGIDTGQKRLFNYLRENGFLMKQKGESYNMPTQKSMDLGLFEIKERTGVNPDGSIRISRTPKVTGKGQQYFINVFLSSAEN; encoded by the coding sequence GATGGTAGAGATCTACATGAATTTTTAGAAGTAGGGACTAGGTACGATACTTGGGTAGGTAGAATTATAGAAAAATATAATTTTATTAAAAACAAAGACTTTATGGTGGTTGTTCAAAAAAGAGCGAGCAATGAAATTAAGGGATATACAGAATTTACTGATCATTTAATGACAATATCAATGGCGAAAGAAGTTGCTATGGTAGCTAATACCGAAAAAGGGAAACAGGCAAGACAATACTTCATCAAATGCGAAGAAGCTTGGAATAGTCCTGAAATGATTTTAGCTCGTGCAAATCAAATTCAATCTCGAATGATTGAGCAACATACGGAAAAAATTAAAATACTTGAGACAAAAATAGAAGAAGATAAGCCTAAGGTTTTATTTGCAGATGCCGTAGCCACTTCACAGTCCTCTATTTTAATTGGAGATTTAGCAAAGTTACTAAAACAAAATGGAATAGATACAGGACAAAAAAGACTATTCAATTATTTAAGAGAAAATGGTTTTTTAATGAAGCAAAAAGGTGAAAGCTATAATATGCCTACTCAAAAATCTATGGATTTAGGTTTATTTGAGATAAAAGAAAGAACAGGAGTTAATCCTGACGGTTCTATAAGAATAAGTAGAACACCAAAAGTTACAGGGAAAGGACAGCAGTATTTTATCAATGTTTTTCTTAGCAGTGCTGAAAATTAA
- a CDS encoding DUF2815 family protein, which yields MANETRIMTGKVRLSYVHLFKPYAANAGQEEKYSCTILVPKHDVVTKAKIDAAINAAIEKGVTGCWAGAKPPRPATPIYDGDSVRPSDGAEFGLECKGHWVFTASAKTEFAPGVVDVRAQPILNQSEIYSGIYARVSVTFFAYSVNGKKGIGAGLNNVQKLADGEPLAASAIRAEDEFDAVQIDPLTGEPIL from the coding sequence ATGGCAAATGAGACTAGAATTATGACAGGAAAAGTGAGATTAAGTTATGTGCATTTATTTAAACCGTACGCAGCGAATGCGGGGCAGGAAGAAAAGTACAGTTGTACAATCTTAGTCCCTAAGCACGATGTGGTGACAAAGGCGAAAATCGATGCGGCCATTAACGCTGCTATCGAAAAAGGTGTGACAGGGTGTTGGGCAGGAGCCAAACCTCCAAGACCGGCAACACCGATTTATGACGGGGATTCAGTAAGACCGTCTGACGGAGCAGAATTTGGACTGGAATGCAAAGGGCATTGGGTGTTCACAGCAAGTGCGAAGACAGAATTTGCTCCCGGTGTGGTAGATGTAAGAGCCCAACCGATTCTGAACCAATCGGAGATTTATTCTGGAATTTACGCGAGGGTATCCGTGACATTCTTTGCGTACTCGGTAAACGGAAAGAAGGGAATCGGGGCAGGATTGAACAATGTGCAAAAGTTGGCAGACGGAGAACCTTTAGCGGCATCTGCAATTCGGGCAGAGGACGAGTTCGATGCAGTACAAATTGACCCGTTGACTGGGGAACCTATTTTATAG
- a CDS encoding DUF2800 domain-containing protein gives MAHALLGPSSASRWMACPPSVNLTKDMPDTTSEYAAEGSLAHEIAELKLKKKIVDPGMSARKFNAEMKKLKGRELYQEEMQEFTDIYVDFIQEQMCACENTPYVAVEQKVDFSQYVPQGFGTADCILISGDMIHIIDFKYGRGVVVDAEENPQMLLYTLGAYLAYNFLYDIKRIQMSIVQPRVSHFSSWECDVDYLLSFAEKAKEKALMASEGQGEFQAGKHCKFCKAKTTCRTRAEENLELEGWQYALPPLLKTHEVGHILKKAEDLAAWAKELKEWALSECLNGNEIPGWKAVHGRGSRSFTNTDEAVKVLVEKGIAEELLYERKYLTLAQMEKVIGKKDFQEMVGDYIEMKQGSPTLVVESDKRQAITNRIKAEEEFSAVEDIDNL, from the coding sequence ATGGCACATGCTCTATTAGGTCCGTCCAGTGCGTCACGGTGGATGGCTTGCCCACCATCCGTGAATTTAACAAAAGACATGCCGGATACGACAAGCGAGTATGCGGCAGAAGGAAGTTTGGCACACGAAATAGCTGAACTCAAGTTGAAGAAAAAAATCGTGGATCCGGGAATGTCCGCCCGGAAGTTTAATGCCGAAATGAAAAAATTAAAAGGACGGGAGCTGTATCAGGAAGAAATGCAGGAATTTACGGACATCTATGTGGATTTTATCCAAGAACAAATGTGCGCCTGCGAGAATACACCGTATGTAGCTGTGGAACAGAAAGTAGATTTTTCACAGTATGTTCCGCAGGGCTTTGGAACGGCGGATTGTATTCTCATATCCGGAGATATGATCCATATCATAGACTTTAAATACGGAAGGGGTGTGGTCGTGGATGCGGAAGAGAATCCACAAATGTTGCTGTACACTCTGGGGGCTTATTTGGCCTACAATTTCTTGTATGACATCAAGCGTATTCAGATGTCGATTGTACAGCCTAGGGTGTCCCATTTCTCGTCATGGGAATGCGACGTGGACTATTTACTATCCTTTGCCGAGAAAGCCAAGGAAAAGGCCCTCATGGCGTCAGAGGGGCAAGGGGAATTTCAAGCGGGAAAACATTGTAAGTTCTGCAAAGCAAAAACGACTTGCAGGACACGGGCGGAAGAAAACTTGGAACTCGAGGGTTGGCAGTATGCATTGCCGCCACTTTTAAAAACGCATGAAGTCGGGCATATTCTAAAAAAGGCTGAGGATTTAGCCGCTTGGGCAAAGGAGCTCAAGGAGTGGGCTTTGTCGGAGTGCTTGAACGGGAATGAGATTCCGGGTTGGAAAGCAGTGCACGGCAGAGGAAGCAGGAGTTTCACGAATACAGATGAGGCTGTAAAGGTATTGGTAGAAAAAGGGATTGCAGAAGAGTTACTGTATGAACGCAAGTATTTAACTCTCGCACAGATGGAAAAAGTAATTGGGAAAAAGGATTTTCAGGAAATGGTAGGCGATTACATTGAAATGAAGCAAGGTTCGCCAACTCTTGTTGTAGAAAGCGATAAAAGACAGGCGATTACGAATCGAATTAAAGCAGAAGAGGAATTTAGCGCAGTTGAGGATATCGATAATTTATAA